DNA from Homo sapiens chromosome 1, GRCh38.p14 Primary Assembly:
TGACCTGCCCCTCTGTTCCCAGAGTTTGTGGCCATGATGACGGGGGAGTCCTTCAAGCTGATCCAGTAGGTGCAGCTGCCGCAGCCGGGGGAGGCCTGCCCGGGAAggctgctgcccctgccccctgGCCCCCACTCCCCCGGCTCCGTGTAAAATAAATGTTCCAGCCCAACCTGTGTGTGCCTCACTGTCCCAGCCTGGGTTGGGGGGCAACAGGCAAAGGCGTGGGGCTGGAGAAGGAAAAGAGTTTTCCTGGCCCAGTCACAGAAACAGCCCCAGTCATTTCTGCCACGACACCTGACACCACCCATTGCCCAGCTCAGGGCTAGGAATGCCAGCCTGAAACCTGGACTGGGTACAGGCCGGGGACCACACGCTCGCCCTTCCTGCTTGCACTGGGGGTTGGCTGCCCAAGGGTTCCTCCCAGAGCCCTGGAGTCCCAGAGTCCTTCCCACATAGGCAGAGACCACTTAAATACAAACTTTATTCTCTCTCCAAGAAGATGCAGACGTCACAGGTGGCCCTGAGCTCCCACCCGAGGCTTAGGCCCAAGGGGCCTCTTCCAGGCTGAGGGCCTGCTGGGGCTGGGCCAGGGGCTGAGGCTGAAAGCAGCAGCCTGCCTAGTGGGTGACGCCAGGGGCCGGTGTAACATGGCACCGAGGTTGGGGCCACAGCAATGTGTGGGAcggtggggtgggctggggccCTTGGCTCCAAGCATTAGTTCTCCAAGCTCTGGTCCGTTCTCCTACCTCCTTCAAGGGGCACCAGGGCTACAAGGTGGTAGTTGAGTATTGGGGCCCGACTCCTGGGGCACTGGAGTGGTCTCTAGGCCCGAGGCCCCAAGGAGAGGGCTGGGTTTCTGGGAGAGTGCTGGTCCTTCCTCTCTGGGCTTGGCCATCTTGACAGCTTCATCGTAGGAGGGTGGAGGCTCCGGGGTGTACAGGCTGTAGGCAGGAGGAGCCATGGAGTCCAGGTCCAGCTCCCCAAAGGGCAGGGGCAACCGCATGCCCAGTGGGTACTGCACGGAGCTGTAGGCTGCAGGGAACCAGAGTGGGTTCGTGGAGGCGGGCTTGGCATTTACCCCCGCCATCTCCACCCTCAACTGGCGGGCCCCTAGGCACTCACAGGTCACAGTGCTGTGTACAGGGCTGTCACTGTCCATAGGGATGACTGCCACGTCGCAGGGCTGCCGTGCTGGTGGCAGATGTGGCTGGGCCTGTGCCTGCTTCCGGAGGCAGCAGAACCGGACACAACCAGCTGTGACACCAcacagcagaagcaggaggacCGCCAGCAG
Protein-coding regions in this window:
- the TMEM52 gene encoding transmembrane protein 52 isoform X2, which codes for MARGPLAARGLRLLLPLLPLLPLLPLPQVGRAAFSLGSATAGRVPARTTPLPGSPLSPQVALGFADGSCDPSDQLILLAVLLLLLCGVTAGCVRFCCLRKQAQAQPHLPPARQPCDVAVIPMDSDSPVHSTVTSYSSVQYPLGMRLPLPFGELDLDSMAPPAYSLYTPEPPPSYDEAVKMAKPREEGPALSQKPSPLLGASGLETTPVPQESGPNTQLPPCSPGAP
- the TMEM52 gene encoding transmembrane protein 52 precursor, with the translated sequence MARGPLAARGLRLLLPLLPLLPLLPLPQVALGFADGSCDPSDQCPPQARWSSLWHVGLILLAVLLLLLCGVTAGCVRFCCLRKQAQAQPHLPPARQPCDVAVIPMDSDSPVHSTVTSYSSVQYPLGMRLPLPFGELDLDSMAPPAYSLYTPEPPPSYDEAVKMAKPREEGPALSQKPSPLLGASGLETTPVPQESGPNTQLPPCSPGAP
- the TMEM52 gene encoding transmembrane protein 52 isoform X1, whose protein sequence is MARGPLAARGLRLLLPLLPLLPLLPLPQVGRAAFSLGSATAGRVPARTTPLPGSPLSPQVALGFADGSCDPSDQCPPQARWSSLWHVGLILLAVLLLLLCGVTAGCVRFCCLRKQAQAQPHLPPARQPCDVAVIPMDSDSPVHSTVTSYSSVQYPLGMRLPLPFGELDLDSMAPPAYSLYTPEPPPSYDEAVKMAKPREEGPALSQKPSPLLGASGLETTPVPQESGPNTQLPPCSPGAP
- the TMEM52 gene encoding transmembrane protein 52 isoform X3, giving the protein MARGPLAARGLRLLLPLLPLLPLLPLPQVALGFADGSCDPSDQLILLAVLLLLLCGVTAGCVRFCCLRKQAQAQPHLPPARQPCDVAVIPMDSDSPVHSTVTSYSSVQYPLGMRLPLPFGELDLDSMAPPAYSLYTPEPPPSYDEAVKMAKPREEGPALSQKPSPLLGASGLETTPVPQESGPNTQLPPCSPGAP